A genomic region of Rhipicephalus sanguineus isolate Rsan-2018 chromosome 1, BIME_Rsan_1.4, whole genome shotgun sequence contains the following coding sequences:
- the LOC119377868 gene encoding tRNA methyltransferase 10 homolog C, with product ISGYAPGRKLRRRREQKRLRQRRRVQGCLASVSDDKPSLKWEFVPYTADRIDDYGLFRNSFFIRIREGTMNRYYESRQIPAVLFGQSVVFDLGYDDVMSPRESNKAARDLLEAFGWNRWSRDPFHLHFCNASPNGTTARILQDELFAACEHKLLSEMTPSSYLDMFPKERLVYLTPDSENTLDVFDHDAIYVIGALVDKETKEGATRAKAASEGLRTARFPQTFTWHWQKEVPKPLHLTDVFKVLLALKRTNCWKYALKFLNSKVAILQE from the exons atttctggctacgcccctggaaggaagcttcgacggcgacg AGAACAAAAGCGTTTGCGCCAGCGCCGACGAGTACAGGGCTGCTTAGCATCAGTGAGCGATGACAAACCATCTTTGAAGTGGGAATTTGTGCCGTACACAGCTGACCGCATCGACGACTATGGCCTTTTCCGGAATAGTTTTTTTATCCGTATTCGAGAGGGCACCATGAACAGATATTATGAGTCAAGGCAGATACCAGCGGTGCTGTTTGGCCAAAGTGTTGTGTTTGATCTAGGCTACGACGATGTAATGTCTCCGAGAGAAAGCAACAAAGCCGCTAGAGACCTTCTTGAGGCCTTCGGATGGAACAGATGGAGTCGCGATCCGTTTCATTTGCATTTTTGTAATGCATCTCCGAACGGAACTACTGCGCGGATCTTGCAGGACGAACTGTTTGCGGCTTGTGAACACAAATTACTGTCGGAGATGACACCAAGCAGCTACTTGGACATGTTTCCAAAAGAAAGACTTGTGTACCTAACCCCGGACAGTGAAAACACATTGGATGTCTTCGATCACGATGCAATATATGTGATCGGAGCGCTGGTAGATAAAGAGACTAAAGAAGGTGCGACTCGTGCCAAGGCAGCTTCTGAAGGACTGAGGACTGCACGGTTTCCACAGACGTTTACTTGGCACTGGCAGAAGGAAGTACCGAAACCGCTGCATTTGACAGATGTTTTCAAGGTCTTGCTTGCTCTAAAGAGAACAAACTGCTGGAAATATGCGTTAAAATTTTTAAACTCTAAAGTGGCCATTTTGCAGGAATAG